The genomic window CCCGGATCTCGTAACCGCAGCCATGCAGATACTCGTGCAGCTGAAGGCCGCTGACCCTACCGAAGATCGTCGGGCCAGAAAGCTTGTACCCGTTGAGATGAAGAATCGGAAGCACAGTGCCCGATGTCGCCGGATTGACGAACCGATGCGCCTGCCACGACGCCGCAAGCGGTCCGGTTTCGGCCTCTCCGTCGCCGATCACACAGACCGCGGTCATATCCGGGTTGTCCAACACCGCGCCGAATGCGTGCGCGAGACAGTACCCCAGTTCGCCGCCTTCATGGATCGACCCAGGAATGGCCGGTCCCACGTGGCTCGGCAGTCCGCTCGGATGCGAAAACGCTCGGGCGAGATTCCGCAATCCCGCCTCGGTACGCACATATTGCGGATAGTAATCGCCAAGAGTGCCGTCGAGAAAGAGATTCGCGTTCACCGCCGGCGCGCCGTGGCCGGGTCCTATGATCGGCAAGATCGACTGATTCGGGTCCCGTGCCATCCGATTGAGATGCGCCCAGATGAGATTGATCCCGGGCTGAGTGCCCCAATGCCCAAGCAGCCGCGGCTTGATGTGCGCCTTGGTCAGGGGCGCGCGCAGCAGCACATTGTCCTGCAGATACAATTGCACGGCGCCGATGTAGTTCGCGGCGCGGAAGTACGCCGATGCGTCGAACGTGCCGCTCTCTCGCCGGACCCTCTCCGCGCCGGCTGCGATCACGATGCTTTCGCCGCGAACGCGAGCCTATGCGAGCGTTCCATGTCCTCGGCGATGCTATCCAAAAGCCGCCGCGCGGTATCCCGTGCGACTTTATTTCCCACAATCGCGTCGAAGATCGAACCCAGTTTTCCAAGCGGGGGTTCGTACATACCTTCGAGCGTCATACAGCACATGGAATGGTTTTCATCCGCCGAGATGACGATGCTCCCTGAAAACGTCGGGACCGGGCTACCATCCACGGGATGCCATTCCAGTTCCGTCCGGTCGACGAGGTGGCCGGGATCGGCGACCTCTCGAAACGTGACTTGGACCGTTTTCTTCATCTCGATCTGGCCAGGAATGGGCGTGCGCAACTCGATACCGGACGACAGCGAAAGCTGACCTGCTTGATGCGCGCGTATGAACTCTTCGAAGTACCTTGGTGCTCTACTGAACGGGACGTTGACGTATAGCCGCTCGTGAATCTCCGCCATGACCTTGACCTCCGCCGTAAGACCCCTTGATGCGGCTAAGTTTACGCGGGGCATTGGTAGATTCGGCGAAGGGGGTGTGAATCTTGAGCGCTAGAGGCAGTCCTTGCAGCGGTCGCATCGCGCTGCATGTTCGGTCGAAGGCTGGACGGGAATCCCCGGCAGACGAACCACGAATGTGGTCCCCGACGTTGTCGACCGGAAGTCTATCGTCCCGCCGTGAGCCTCCACTCCGGTCTTCACCACCGACAATCCGAGTCCGGAACCGCCGTCGTCGCCCGCAGCCGAGCCTCGAAACCCAGCCTGGTAGACCTTGGATGCCTCGTGAACCGCGATGCCCGGTCCGCTGTCGACGACGTCGACCTCCAGCTCTCCGGCCTTTCGCGCGCAGGTGATATTCACGGAGCCGCCGCGCGGCGTATAGCGAATCGCGTTGATGATAAGGTTGTCCACGACCTGAGCGATGGCGACTCGGTCGCCGTAAAAGTGCGTGCATTCCGGTGATGCGGCGAGACAGCGATCGACCGTGAATTTCACGCCCTTCTCGGCGGCCAAGCCATCGAAGGAGTTGAAGTTCTCTTTGAGCAGCGCGCAGACGTCGAAATGGCCCATCCGCGCGCGCTCGGCCGTCGCGGCATGTGACCGAAGATCGG from Candidatus Eremiobacteraceae bacterium includes these protein-coding regions:
- a CDS encoding HAMP domain-containing sensor histidine kinase, with the translated sequence MTQAPAPKSLSTSELVHEMRNQLAIVRANLEAFIDGKLIPTTERVEALVKSLNRLDGMLTDLRSHAATAERARMGHFDVCALLKENFNSFDGLAAEKGVKFTVDRCLAASPECTHFYGDRVAIAQVVDNLIINAIRYTPRGGSVNITCARKAGELEVDVVDSGPGIAVHEASKVYQAGFRGSAAGDDGGSGLGLSVVKTGVEAHGGTIDFRSTTSGTTFVVRLPGIPVQPSTEHAARCDRCKDCL